A part of Flavobacteriales bacterium genomic DNA contains:
- the fabG gene encoding 3-oxoacyl-[acyl-carrier-protein] reductase — protein sequence MGLLQGKTAIITGASRGIGKAIAQRFVDEGAKVAFTYLSSEERAKALEEELTKGGGEAVGFRSDASDHADAQKLADEVLERFGSIDVVVNNAGITRDNLLMRMSEEDWDQVMQTNLKSIFNLTKAVQRTMLKQRKGSIVNLSSVVGVKGNAGQSNYAASKAGILGFTKSIALELGSRNIRCNAIAPGFIETEMTEKLDEKVVAEWRNTIPLKRGGRPEDVADLAVFLASDMSDYITGQVIHVDGGMLT from the coding sequence ATGGGTCTACTGCAAGGGAAAACAGCCATTATCACCGGAGCTTCCAGAGGGATCGGAAAGGCCATCGCGCAGCGTTTTGTCGATGAAGGGGCCAAGGTGGCTTTCACCTATCTATCCAGCGAAGAACGGGCCAAAGCGCTTGAAGAAGAACTGACCAAAGGTGGGGGAGAAGCAGTCGGATTCCGCTCGGACGCCTCCGATCATGCCGATGCCCAGAAATTGGCCGATGAGGTACTGGAGCGCTTCGGTAGTATAGATGTAGTGGTCAACAATGCCGGGATCACCCGCGATAACCTACTCATGCGCATGAGTGAGGAGGATTGGGACCAAGTGATGCAGACCAACCTGAAAAGCATTTTCAACCTGACCAAAGCCGTACAGCGTACCATGCTGAAACAGCGTAAGGGTTCTATCGTCAATCTGAGCTCAGTGGTAGGAGTCAAAGGCAATGCAGGACAGTCAAACTATGCCGCCTCCAAGGCCGGAATACTCGGATTCACCAAATCCATCGCCCTGGAACTAGGAAGCAGGAATATCCGCTGCAATGCGATCGCACCGGGATTCATCGAGACAGAGATGACCGAGAAATTGGATGAGAAGGTAGTGGCAGAATGGAGGAACACTATCCCGCTCAAACGCGGAGGACGTCCGGAGGATGTGGCGGACCTTGCTGTATTCCTCGCCTCGGATATGAGTGACTATATCACCGGTCAGGTCATCCATGTGGATGGTGGGATGTTGACCTGA